A single Bacillus mesophilus DNA region contains:
- the prfA gene encoding peptide chain release factor 1 translates to MLDRLQSVEDRYERLNELLSDPDIVNDPKKLRDYSKEQSDIQDTVMAYREYKSVHEQLQDAKAMLEEKLDADMREMVKMEISELQEQEDELSERLRVLLLPKDPNDDKNVIIEIRGAAGGDEAALFAGDLYRMYSRFAEAQGWKSEVIEASSTGVGGYKEIIFMINGKGAYSKMKFENGAHRVQRVPETESGGRIHTSTATVACLPEAEEVEVDIHEKDIRVDTYASSGAGGQSVNTTMSAVRLTHIPTNTVVTCQDEKSQIKNKEKAMKVLRARVFDKINQEIQAEYDANRKSAVGTGDRSERIRTYNFPQNRITDHRIGLTLQKLDQVLQGKLDEVINALIMEDQASRMEQAE, encoded by the coding sequence GTGTTAGATCGATTACAATCTGTAGAGGATCGTTATGAGCGCTTAAATGAATTATTAAGTGATCCGGATATCGTAAATGATCCAAAGAAACTACGTGACTATTCAAAAGAACAATCTGATATACAAGATACAGTGATGGCATACCGCGAGTACAAAAGTGTACACGAGCAATTACAAGATGCGAAGGCAATGCTTGAGGAAAAGCTTGATGCTGATATGCGTGAGATGGTAAAAATGGAAATAAGTGAATTACAAGAACAAGAAGACGAGCTATCCGAACGTTTGCGTGTCCTTCTTTTACCTAAAGATCCAAATGACGATAAAAACGTTATTATTGAAATTCGTGGGGCTGCAGGTGGAGATGAAGCAGCACTTTTTGCTGGTGACTTATACCGTATGTATTCACGCTTTGCTGAAGCACAAGGCTGGAAGTCGGAAGTAATTGAAGCATCATCTACAGGTGTAGGTGGTTATAAGGAAATTATCTTCATGATTAATGGTAAAGGCGCTTATTCAAAAATGAAATTTGAAAACGGCGCACACCGTGTTCAGCGTGTACCTGAAACTGAGTCTGGTGGACGTATTCATACGTCAACAGCAACCGTTGCTTGTTTACCAGAAGCAGAAGAAGTAGAAGTAGATATTCATGAAAAAGATATTCGCGTGGATACGTATGCTTCAAGTGGAGCTGGAGGTCAATCGGTTAATACAACGATGTCAGCTGTTCGTTTAACACATATCCCGACTAACACGGTTGTAACGTGTCAGGATGAGAAATCTCAAATCAAAAATAAAGAAAAAGCAATGAAGGTATTACGTGCTCGTGTTTTCGATAAAATTAACCAAGAAATTCAAGCAGAATATGATGCAAATCGTAAATCTGCTGTTGGTACTGGTGACCGTTCAGAGCGTATTAGAACATACAACTTCCCGCAAAACCGTATCACTGATCACCGTATTGGATTAACGCTTCAGAAGCTTGATCAAGTTCTGCAAGGAAAGCTTGATGAAGTAATTAATGCTCTCATTATGGAAGATCAAGCATCACGTATGGAGCAGGCAGAATAA
- the spoIIR gene encoding stage II sporulation protein R, producing MKLKKLTKLAIIYILLLFIGATLSLSMKPVMADTEEPAVIPDEAIRLRILANSNSSEDQALKVKVRDEVNKEITKWVEELTSIQDARDLIQNRLGDIEVIVERVLEEENSDQAFTVGYGKQVKFPTKVYGSYLYPAGEYEAILITLGEAQGNNWWCVLFPPLCFLDFGNGEAVDASKDEAKQAVTAEVVEEESEVEVKFFVVEWLSKIFG from the coding sequence ATGAAACTAAAAAAATTAACGAAGCTGGCTATTATATATATTCTATTATTATTTATTGGGGCTACACTATCATTATCAATGAAGCCTGTAATGGCAGATACAGAGGAACCGGCAGTCATTCCTGATGAGGCAATTCGACTTAGGATTCTAGCAAATAGTAATTCAAGTGAAGATCAGGCATTAAAGGTAAAGGTGCGAGATGAGGTTAATAAAGAGATCACAAAGTGGGTAGAAGAGCTAACGTCGATCCAAGATGCTAGAGATTTAATTCAGAATCGCCTGGGTGACATTGAAGTGATTGTAGAGAGAGTTCTAGAAGAAGAAAATAGTGATCAAGCTTTTACAGTAGGGTATGGAAAGCAAGTGAAATTCCCAACAAAGGTATATGGCTCTTACTTATATCCTGCTGGTGAATATGAAGCGATTTTAATTACTTTAGGTGAAGCACAAGGTAACAATTGGTGGTGTGTTCTATTTCCTCCTCTATGCTTCTTGGATTTTGGAAATGGTGAAGCGGTAGATGCTTCAAAAGATGAAGCAAAACAAGCTGTAACAGCTGAAGTGGTAGAAGAAGAATCAGAAGTGGAAGTGAAGTTCTTTGTTGTAGAATGGTTGTCTAAAATTTTTGGTTAA
- a CDS encoding class II fructose-bisphosphate aldolase, whose product MPLVSMTEMLQKGKAEGYAVGQFNLNNLEFTQAILQAAQEENSPVILGVSEGAAKYMGGFKTIVELVKNLMEEYKVTVPVAIHLDHGSSYESCAKAIHAGFTSVMIDASHHPFEENIETTAKVVELAHFHGVSVEAELGVVGGQEDDVIADGVIYADPKECEELVKRTGIDCLAPALGSVHGPYKGEPNLGFKEMEEIGLATGVPLVLHGGTGIPTKDIQRAISYGTAKINVNTENQISSANKVREVLAANTEMYDPRKYLGPARDAIKDTVRGKMKEFGSSNRA is encoded by the coding sequence ATGCCTTTAGTTTCAATGACTGAAATGCTTCAAAAGGGTAAAGCAGAAGGTTATGCGGTTGGTCAATTTAACCTAAATAATTTAGAATTCACTCAGGCTATTCTTCAAGCTGCACAAGAAGAAAACTCACCTGTGATTTTAGGTGTGTCTGAAGGTGCTGCAAAATATATGGGTGGATTTAAGACAATCGTTGAGCTTGTTAAAAATTTAATGGAAGAATACAAGGTAACTGTTCCTGTTGCGATTCATCTTGATCATGGTTCAAGCTATGAGTCTTGCGCGAAAGCCATTCATGCAGGATTTACTTCTGTTATGATCGATGCTTCTCATCATCCATTTGAGGAAAATATTGAAACAACAGCTAAAGTAGTAGAACTTGCTCACTTCCATGGTGTATCTGTTGAGGCAGAGCTTGGAGTAGTAGGTGGACAAGAAGATGACGTAATCGCAGATGGCGTTATTTACGCAGATCCAAAAGAGTGTGAAGAGCTTGTTAAACGTACAGGAATTGATTGCCTAGCACCTGCTTTAGGATCGGTTCATGGCCCTTATAAGGGTGAGCCTAACCTTGGCTTCAAGGAAATGGAAGAGATCGGGCTAGCAACTGGAGTACCACTTGTATTACACGGTGGGACAGGTATCCCTACAAAGGATATTCAAAGAGCGATTTCTTACGGAACAGCTAAAATTAATGTAAATACAGAAAACCAAATCTCATCAGCGAATAAGGTTCGTGAGGTACTTGCTGCTAATACAGAAATGTATGACCCACGTAAGTATTTAGGACCAGCTCGCGATGCAATTAAAGATACAGTTAGAGGAAAGATGAAAGAATTCGGATCTTCTAATCGTGCATAA
- a CDS encoding response regulator: MKEKILIVDDQFGIRILLNEVFQKEGYDTFQAANGYQALEIVDKHSPDLVLLDMKIPGMDGIEILKRMKAVDQDIRVIIMTAYGELDMIQEAKDLGAITHFAKPFDIDEIREAVKKHLPIRS, from the coding sequence ATGAAAGAGAAAATACTAATCGTGGATGATCAATTTGGTATTCGCATACTGTTAAATGAGGTTTTTCAAAAAGAAGGTTATGATACATTTCAAGCGGCAAATGGCTATCAAGCTCTTGAAATAGTGGATAAACATTCACCAGATTTAGTTTTATTAGATATGAAAATTCCAGGTATGGATGGAATTGAAATATTAAAGAGAATGAAAGCAGTAGATCAAGATATCCGAGTAATTATTATGACTGCATATGGTGAGCTTGATATGATTCAAGAAGCAAAAGACCTTGGAGCAATCACTCATTTTGCAAAGCCATTTGATATTGATGAAATCAGAGAAGCTGTTAAAAAGCATTTACCAATTCGTTCTTAA
- the rho gene encoding transcription termination factor Rho — translation MSNSLTLSSLEEMKLKDLYEQARNFKVSYYSKLTKKELIFAILKAQAEKDGFMFMEGVLEIIQSEGFGFLRPINYSPSSEDIYISASQIRRFDLRNGDKVSGKVRPPKENERYYGLLHVEAVNGDNPETAKERVHFPALTPLYPDRQIVLETSPTHISTRIMDLISPVGFGQRGLIVAPPKAGKTMLLKEIANSITTNHPEAELIVLLVDERPEEVTDIERSVAGDVVSSTFDEVPENHIKVAELVLERAMRLVEHKKDVIILMDSITRLARAYNLVIPPSGRTLSGGIDPAAFHRPKRFFGAARNIEEGGSLTILATALVETGSRMDDVIYEEFKGTGNMELHLDRSLAEKRIFPAIDIRRSGTRKEELLITKDHLDKLWTIRRGMTDSPDFVERFLRRLKKTKTNDEFFQLMEEDKKGTTASRS, via the coding sequence ATGAGTAATAGTCTTACTCTTTCTAGTTTAGAAGAAATGAAATTAAAGGATTTATATGAACAGGCACGTAATTTTAAAGTGTCCTATTATAGCAAGCTTACGAAGAAAGAACTTATTTTTGCTATTCTAAAGGCCCAAGCCGAAAAAGATGGCTTCATGTTTATGGAAGGTGTGCTAGAAATTATTCAGTCTGAAGGCTTTGGCTTCTTAAGACCGATTAATTATTCTCCTAGCTCAGAGGATATTTACATTTCTGCCTCACAAATTAGACGATTTGATTTACGTAACGGTGATAAGGTTTCTGGTAAAGTTAGACCTCCAAAGGAAAACGAGCGCTATTATGGTCTTTTACACGTTGAGGCTGTTAACGGTGATAATCCGGAAACTGCTAAGGAACGCGTTCACTTCCCTGCGCTTACGCCACTTTATCCAGATCGTCAAATTGTTCTTGAGACAAGCCCAACACACATCTCAACAAGGATTATGGATCTCATCTCGCCAGTCGGATTTGGTCAGCGTGGACTGATTGTTGCCCCTCCAAAGGCAGGAAAGACGATGCTATTAAAGGAAATCGCAAATAGTATCACCACGAATCATCCAGAAGCAGAGCTTATTGTTCTACTTGTTGATGAAAGACCAGAGGAAGTAACAGATATTGAACGTTCTGTTGCAGGTGACGTAGTAAGTTCGACTTTTGATGAGGTACCTGAAAATCATATTAAGGTTGCAGAGCTAGTACTTGAGCGTGCGATGAGACTAGTTGAGCATAAAAAAGACGTAATCATCTTAATGGATAGTATCACTCGTTTGGCGAGAGCTTATAATTTGGTTATTCCGCCAAGTGGTAGAACGCTATCTGGAGGTATTGACCCAGCGGCTTTCCATCGTCCAAAGCGATTCTTTGGTGCGGCTCGTAATATTGAAGAGGGTGGTAGCTTAACCATTTTAGCCACTGCTTTAGTTGAAACGGGATCACGTATGGATGATGTCATATATGAGGAATTTAAGGGTACAGGTAATATGGAATTACATCTTGATCGTTCACTTGCAGAAAAGAGAATCTTCCCTGCGATCGACATTCGTCGTTCTGGAACGAGAAAGGAAGAGCTTCTTATTACGAAAGATCATCTAGACAAGCTTTGGACGATCAGAAGAGGAATGACAGATTCTCCAGACTTTGTTGAACGCTTCTTACGTCGTTTGAAGAAAACAAAGACAAATGATGAATTCTTTCAATTAATGGAAGAGGACAAAAAAGGGACAACGGCTAGTAGGTCATAA
- a CDS encoding DUF2529 domain-containing protein — MLKIFSTQLQGIFKKIEEKEDLQLEEGARLLSQALVGDGSIYLYGIDELQAVELTAMNGPEKVAGFLPYIENGITATIQPFDRVLIFSPYSNDPKALETVKALRDQNIPTVVVSSIVDKEDAELQNIADVHINTYLTKGLIPDDDGNRYGLPTTMVALYAYYGLMFTIKEILAEYADEE, encoded by the coding sequence ATGTTAAAAATATTTTCAACACAACTTCAAGGTATTTTTAAAAAGATAGAAGAAAAAGAGGATTTACAATTAGAGGAAGGTGCTCGCTTACTTTCACAAGCACTAGTGGGAGACGGTTCTATCTATCTATATGGAATTGATGAATTACAAGCAGTCGAGCTTACCGCTATGAATGGTCCTGAAAAAGTGGCAGGTTTTCTACCATATATTGAAAATGGAATTACAGCTACTATCCAGCCTTTTGATCGAGTACTGATTTTTTCCCCCTACTCTAACGACCCTAAGGCGTTGGAAACCGTAAAAGCACTAAGAGATCAAAATATTCCCACAGTCGTTGTTTCTAGTATCGTCGACAAAGAGGATGCAGAGCTTCAAAACATTGCTGATGTTCATATTAATACTTATTTAACAAAAGGATTAATTCCCGATGATGATGGAAATAGATACGGGTTGCCAACCACAATGGTTGCTCTGTATGCGTATTATGGGTTGATGTTTACGATAAAAGAAATATTAGCTGAGTATGCGGATGAGGAATAA
- a CDS encoding thymidine kinase, translating to MYEMRKSGWIEVICGSMFSGKSEELIRRVKRTQYAKQHVLVFKPAIDNRYSEENVVSHNGTAVQARPVSSSREILNQTTADVDVVAIDEVQFFDEHIGEVAQQLAYQGHRVIVAGLDQDFRGEPFGPVPDLMAVAEHVTKLHAVCSGCGSPASRTQRLINNEPASYDDPIILVGASESYEPRCRHCHEVRNKPAIIQTTMNS from the coding sequence ATGTATGAAATGAGAAAAAGCGGTTGGATTGAGGTCATCTGTGGAAGTATGTTTTCGGGAAAATCAGAGGAGCTCATTCGACGTGTGAAGCGTACACAATATGCAAAGCAACATGTTCTGGTATTTAAGCCAGCTATTGATAATAGATACAGCGAAGAAAATGTAGTTTCACATAATGGTACTGCAGTACAAGCACGCCCTGTATCTTCTTCTCGTGAAATTTTAAATCAGACAACAGCTGATGTAGATGTTGTGGCAATTGATGAAGTGCAATTTTTTGATGAGCATATTGGTGAAGTAGCGCAGCAGTTAGCGTATCAAGGTCATCGTGTAATTGTAGCAGGTCTTGATCAAGACTTTAGGGGTGAACCGTTTGGACCGGTTCCTGATTTAATGGCTGTTGCCGAACATGTCACAAAGCTGCATGCAGTTTGTTCAGGTTGTGGATCACCTGCGAGTAGAACACAACGTCTGATAAATAATGAACCAGCATCTTATGATGATCCGATTATCTTAGTAGGAGCTTCAGAATCCTATGAACCACGCTGTAGACACTGCCATGAGGTAAGAAATAAACCAGCGATTATACAAACAACCATGAATTCGTAA
- the fsa gene encoding fructose-6-phosphate aldolase: MKFFIDTANIEEIKEANQLGILSGVTTNPSLVAKEKGVSFEDRLREITAEVSGSVSAEVISLDVEGMLKEGRELAKIAPNITIKVPMTPDGLKAVKVFSEEGIKTNVTLIFSANQALLAARAGATYVSPFLGRLDDIGHDGLELVSKIAEIFLVHDIPTEIIAASIRHPQHITEAAVRGAHIATVPLKVILQLFNHPLTDKGIEQFLADWDKR; this comes from the coding sequence ATGAAATTTTTCATTGATACTGCTAATATTGAAGAAATCAAAGAAGCAAACCAATTGGGGATTCTATCTGGTGTAACGACAAATCCATCACTTGTTGCAAAGGAAAAGGGAGTCTCTTTTGAAGATCGCCTACGTGAAATCACAGCAGAAGTGTCAGGCTCAGTTAGTGCGGAAGTCATTAGTTTAGATGTAGAGGGTATGCTGAAGGAAGGAAGAGAATTGGCAAAGATTGCACCAAACATTACGATTAAGGTGCCAATGACTCCTGACGGTTTAAAAGCTGTTAAAGTGTTCAGTGAAGAAGGAATTAAAACAAATGTAACGTTAATTTTCTCAGCTAACCAAGCATTATTAGCAGCTAGAGCTGGGGCTACATATGTATCACCGTTTTTAGGGAGATTAGACGATATCGGACATGACGGATTAGAACTAGTCAGCAAAATTGCTGAGATTTTCCTAGTACATGATATTCCTACTGAAATTATTGCCGCTTCAATTCGTCATCCTCAGCATATTACAGAAGCAGCCGTTCGTGGTGCACATATCGCAACCGTACCTTTAAAAGTAATCCTGCAACTATTCAATCACCCATTAACCGACAAGGGAATCGAACAATTCCTAGCAGATTGGGATAAGAGATAA
- the glpX gene encoding class II fructose-bisphosphatase, giving the protein MERSLSMELVRVTEAAALASARWMGRGLKNEADDAATSAMRDVFDTVPMKGTVVIGEGEMDEAPMLYIGEKLGTGYGPRVDVAVDPLEGTSIVATGGWNALAVLAIADHGNLLHAPDMYMDKIAVGPEAVGKINIDASVYDNLLAVAKAKNKDIEDVVATVLNRPRHEKLIQEIRDAGARIKLINDGDVAGAINTAFDHTGVDILFGSGGAPEGVIAAVALKCLGGEIQGKLLPQTEEELIRCRKMGIEDVNRILYMTDLVKGDDAIFAATGVTDGELLRGVQFKGTVGTTQSLVMRAKSGTVRFVDGRHSLNKKPNLVIKP; this is encoded by the coding sequence ATGGAACGTAGTTTATCAATGGAGCTTGTACGTGTGACAGAAGCAGCGGCACTTGCATCAGCAAGATGGATGGGAAGAGGTCTGAAGAATGAGGCGGATGATGCTGCTACCTCAGCAATGCGTGATGTTTTTGATACAGTGCCAATGAAAGGGACCGTTGTAATTGGCGAAGGTGAAATGGACGAAGCACCTATGCTGTATATCGGGGAAAAATTAGGGACTGGCTATGGTCCAAGAGTAGACGTTGCGGTTGACCCTTTAGAAGGAACAAGTATTGTTGCAACCGGAGGCTGGAATGCACTGGCTGTTCTTGCTATTGCAGATCATGGTAATCTATTGCATGCTCCAGATATGTATATGGATAAGATCGCTGTAGGTCCAGAGGCAGTTGGGAAAATAAATATTGATGCGTCTGTATATGATAATTTACTAGCAGTTGCAAAAGCTAAAAATAAAGATATCGAGGATGTTGTAGCAACTGTTCTCAATAGACCAAGACATGAAAAATTGATACAAGAAATAAGAGATGCAGGTGCGCGAATCAAGCTGATTAATGATGGTGATGTTGCGGGTGCAATCAATACAGCTTTTGATCATACAGGCGTGGATATACTATTCGGTTCAGGAGGAGCACCTGAAGGAGTAATTGCTGCAGTTGCCCTAAAATGCCTAGGTGGAGAAATCCAAGGAAAGCTTCTTCCCCAAACAGAAGAAGAACTAATTCGTTGTCGTAAAATGGGAATTGAAGATGTAAATCGAATTCTTTATATGACAGACCTAGTAAAAGGTGATGATGCCATCTTTGCTGCAACAGGTGTAACTGATGGAGAACTTCTGCGCGGTGTACAATTTAAAGGAACCGTAGGAACAACACAATCCCTCGTTATGCGTGCTAAATCAGGAACAGTAAGATTCGTTGATGGCAGACACAGTCTAAACAAAAAACCAAACCTAGTAATTAAACCATAG
- the rpmE gene encoding 50S ribosomal protein L31, producing the protein MKTGIHPNYKKVMVKCACGNEFETGSVLNEVKVEVCSECHPFYTGRQKFASADGRVDRFNKKYGLK; encoded by the coding sequence ATGAAAACAGGAATTCACCCAAACTATAAAAAAGTTATGGTTAAGTGTGCTTGCGGAAACGAATTCGAAACTGGATCTGTATTAAATGAGGTTAAGGTTGAGGTTTGTTCTGAGTGCCACCCATTCTATACTGGACGTCAAAAGTTCGCTAGTGCAGATGGTCGTGTAGATAGATTCAACAAGAAGTATGGTTTAAAGTAA
- a CDS encoding UDP-N-acetylglucosamine 1-carboxyvinyltransferase encodes MEKLKIEGGNKLNGTVRVSGAKNSAVALIPATILAESPVIIDGLPNISDVQTLSDLLEEIGGTVSLNDSEIIVDPSKMISMPLPNGKVKKLRASYYLMGAMLGRFKKAVVGLPGGCHLGPRPIDQHIKGFEALGAKVTNEQGAIYLRADELIGARIYLDVVSVGATINIMLAAVRAKGRTIIENAAKEPEIIDVATLLTSMGAKIKGAGTDVIRIDGVDSLHGCRHSIIPDRIEAGTYLILGAAMGEEVIIDNVIPLHLESLIAKLREMGVVIETKDDKILVRGHHNLKTVDIKTLVYPGFPTDLQQPFTSLLTKAEGSGVVTDTIYGARFKHIDELRRMNAAIKVEGRSAIVNGPSQLQGAKVRASDLRAGAALVVAGLMAEGITEVSGLEHIDRGYENLVEKLNGLGAVIWRESMTEQEIEQLQNS; translated from the coding sequence ATGGAAAAACTTAAAATAGAAGGTGGAAACAAGTTAAATGGAACAGTTCGGGTTAGCGGAGCTAAAAATAGTGCAGTAGCCTTAATTCCTGCAACGATTTTAGCCGAGTCTCCTGTCATTATTGATGGATTACCAAATATTTCAGATGTGCAAACATTATCGGATTTATTAGAAGAAATCGGCGGTACTGTTTCCTTAAATGATAGTGAAATTATCGTGGATCCTTCAAAAATGATATCAATGCCACTACCTAACGGAAAAGTTAAAAAATTAAGAGCTTCTTATTATTTAATGGGGGCTATGCTTGGACGATTTAAGAAAGCAGTGGTCGGACTTCCAGGTGGATGCCACCTAGGACCAAGACCGATTGATCAACATATAAAGGGCTTTGAGGCATTAGGAGCAAAAGTGACTAATGAGCAAGGTGCTATTTATTTGCGTGCTGATGAGCTAATTGGTGCTAGAATTTATCTAGATGTAGTTAGTGTAGGAGCTACCATTAATATCATGCTAGCTGCGGTTAGAGCTAAAGGGCGTACGATCATTGAAAATGCAGCGAAAGAACCGGAAATCATTGACGTAGCAACTCTTTTAACGAGCATGGGAGCAAAGATTAAAGGTGCTGGAACAGATGTCATCCGTATTGATGGAGTCGACTCTCTTCATGGTTGTCGTCATAGTATTATCCCCGATCGTATAGAGGCAGGTACATACCTAATTCTTGGTGCGGCAATGGGAGAAGAAGTTATAATTGATAATGTCATTCCTTTACACTTAGAATCTCTGATTGCAAAGTTACGTGAAATGGGTGTAGTCATTGAAACGAAAGATGACAAGATTTTAGTAAGAGGTCATCATAATTTAAAAACAGTTGATATTAAAACATTAGTATATCCTGGTTTCCCAACAGACCTGCAACAGCCATTTACCTCACTTTTAACAAAAGCAGAAGGTTCAGGTGTTGTTACCGATACCATCTACGGTGCTAGGTTTAAGCATATTGATGAGCTTAGAAGAATGAATGCTGCCATCAAGGTTGAAGGTAGATCTGCCATCGTTAATGGCCCTTCTCAACTTCAAGGGGCAAAGGTTCGTGCAAGTGATTTACGAGCAGGGGCTGCTCTTGTCGTAGCAGGCTTAATGGCTGAAGGAATCACAGAGGTTTCAGGTCTAGAGCATATTGATCGTGGCTATGAAAACCTTGTGGAAAAGCTGAATGGCTTAGGTGCTGTCATCTGGAGAGAAAGCATGACAGAGCAAGAAATTGAACAACTACAAAATTCTTAA
- the prmC gene encoding peptide chain release factor N(5)-glutamine methyltransferase: MFTKVYEALNWASSFLEEAGREAKAGELLLLHILQQNRTQLFMNMREELSEQQKSAFIEAVELHKQGIPIQHIIGYEEFYGRRFEVNPEVLIPRPETEELVIGVIERMNMHFPNQGPLELVDVGTGSGAIAITLSLEASRLNIWATDIANSSLQVAIRNAEKLEARVTFIQGDLLVPLIQAGKKVDIVVSNPPYIPNDEELSVVVKDHEPHRALFGGNDGLDFYRRFMEELPAVLKDRAMVAFEVGAGQGEAVATMLRNTFPHASVEVKDDINGKDRMVYALI; this comes from the coding sequence ATGTTTACAAAAGTGTATGAAGCCCTAAATTGGGCTTCTTCTTTTTTAGAGGAAGCTGGCAGGGAAGCCAAAGCGGGAGAGCTTCTTTTACTGCATATTTTACAGCAAAACCGAACTCAGCTTTTTATGAATATGAGAGAAGAGCTATCAGAACAACAGAAGTCAGCATTTATAGAAGCAGTTGAGTTACATAAACAGGGTATTCCGATTCAGCATATTATCGGCTATGAGGAATTCTACGGTCGTCGCTTTGAAGTGAACCCGGAAGTGTTAATTCCACGGCCTGAAACAGAAGAACTTGTTATTGGGGTCATAGAAAGAATGAATATGCATTTTCCGAACCAAGGACCACTAGAATTAGTAGATGTAGGGACTGGTAGTGGAGCCATTGCTATAACTTTATCGCTTGAAGCGTCACGTCTAAACATATGGGCGACTGATATTGCGAACAGCTCTTTACAGGTAGCTATACGAAATGCTGAAAAATTGGAAGCAAGGGTTACGTTTATTCAAGGTGACCTGCTTGTGCCGCTTATACAAGCGGGGAAAAAGGTTGATATCGTTGTTTCTAATCCTCCTTATATTCCGAATGATGAAGAATTATCAGTAGTCGTTAAAGATCATGAACCACATCGGGCTCTTTTTGGAGGGAACGATGGATTGGATTTTTATCGAAGATTTATGGAAGAGCTTCCTGCCGTACTAAAAGATAGGGCAATGGTTGCCTTCGAGGTTGGTGCTGGTCAAGGTGAAGCGGTTGCTACAATGCTAAGAAACACGTTTCCTCATGCTTCAGTTGAAGTGAAGGATGATATAAATGGGAAAGATCGAATGGTCTATGCGTTAATATAG
- a CDS encoding GNAT family N-acetyltransferase, whose product MTTTIIRTAEPKDLGEMMSFLGQAQVSTKGLAEQIDHFIVMEDLDNNLLGTLGIQRVEQDGLLRSLVISPKAEQTTILDMFQQILKLAKEKELKRLYLATNKIVSIEFFTLLGFRQKDLVDIPSYILETEHLEESLQLDETVVMEFVI is encoded by the coding sequence TTGACAACTACTATTATTCGTACTGCAGAACCAAAGGATTTAGGAGAAATGATGTCATTCCTTGGACAAGCTCAGGTGAGCACAAAGGGACTAGCGGAACAAATTGATCACTTTATCGTAATGGAGGATTTGGACAATAATCTATTAGGAACTCTAGGGATTCAGAGAGTAGAACAGGATGGCCTACTACGTTCTCTCGTTATTTCGCCCAAAGCAGAACAAACTACGATTCTTGATATGTTTCAACAAATCTTAAAGCTTGCCAAGGAAAAGGAATTAAAGCGTCTATATTTGGCTACTAATAAAATTGTCTCAATTGAATTTTTTACACTACTTGGCTTCCGTCAAAAAGATCTTGTGGATATTCCAAGTTATATACTTGAAACAGAGCACTTAGAAGAATCACTTCAACTGGATGAAACCGTAGTAATGGAGTTCGTAATTTGA